The Allofrancisella frigidaquae genome has a segment encoding these proteins:
- a CDS encoding NAD(P)/FAD-dependent oxidoreductase translates to MKKIVIIGAGFVGINCIQKLSKCSDQFEITLLDKSNHHVFQPMLYQAATAFIPLNSVVAPIRKVLHNKPSVKFKMGEVIDICPSKQIVKTSENIYKYDYLVVAPGVEYDYLGNDEWKNYTLSLKTAYDAQKIKSHIIKQFELAESSSSMVEILKHLTFIIIGAGATGVEITGALLDVLSTDVFHTYTSFTKKDINIYMVDRGDKILSAFPKKLSDYAYSSLVKRGVKIHLNETVTNISENCVQTDKSIYKGATIIWSTVLKGKPLGPWMEKQMSKGKVNVLPDLTHSEYNNIYFGGDISRCTDNPLPGLASVAKQQGKYIANHIVNRNKAKKYKNFKYKDLGTMAIIQKHSAIARIFGLNLTGKLGWFIWGGVHITFLVSIRNKFVVSFNWLS, encoded by the coding sequence ATGAAAAAAATAGTTATAATAGGCGCTGGTTTTGTTGGTATAAATTGTATACAAAAACTATCTAAATGTAGTGACCAATTTGAAATCACTTTATTGGATAAAAGTAACCATCATGTGTTTCAACCTATGTTATATCAGGCAGCTACTGCTTTTATCCCTTTAAACTCCGTCGTAGCACCTATTAGAAAAGTATTGCATAATAAACCTAGCGTGAAATTTAAGATGGGCGAAGTAATAGATATATGCCCCAGTAAACAAATAGTAAAAACTTCAGAAAATATTTATAAATATGACTATCTAGTAGTAGCTCCAGGAGTTGAGTACGATTATTTAGGTAATGATGAATGGAAAAATTATACGCTTTCTTTAAAAACAGCATATGACGCTCAAAAGATTAAATCTCATATTATAAAGCAATTTGAGTTAGCAGAAAGTTCTAGCTCTATGGTTGAAATCCTTAAGCATCTGACTTTTATTATAATCGGTGCAGGAGCAACAGGAGTTGAGATTACAGGCGCTTTGTTGGATGTACTTTCAACCGATGTTTTTCATACTTACACTAGCTTTACTAAAAAAGACATAAATATCTATATGGTTGATCGTGGAGATAAAATCCTATCAGCTTTTCCTAAGAAATTATCTGATTATGCTTATTCTTCATTGGTAAAACGTGGTGTGAAAATCCATTTAAATGAAACCGTTACTAATATCTCTGAAAATTGTGTGCAAACAGATAAATCTATCTATAAGGGTGCTACTATTATATGGAGTACCGTTTTAAAAGGAAAGCCCTTAGGACCATGGATGGAGAAACAAATGTCAAAAGGTAAAGTAAACGTCTTACCAGATTTGACCCATAGTGAGTACAATAATATCTATTTTGGTGGTGATATTTCTAGATGTACAGATAACCCTTTGCCTGGATTAGCTTCTGTAGCTAAGCAGCAAGGCAAATATATTGCTAACCATATTGTAAATAGAAATAAGGCAAAAAAATATAAAAATTTTAAATACAAAGATCTAGGTACAATGGCTATAATACAAAAACATTCTGCTATAGCTAGGATATTTGGTTTAAATCTTACAGGTAAATTAGGTTGGTTTATATGGGGTGGTGTGCATATAACTTTTTTGGTTAGCATAAGAAATAAATTTGTTGTTAGCTTTAATTGGTTAAGTTAA